From a region of the Terriglobales bacterium genome:
- a CDS encoding DUF4097 family beta strand repeat-containing protein, with the protein MIKKLTFTLSFITIAVLSAPPASAAAVGSGDRVAVPLSDPARPAFVKAHLLNGSIAVKSYEGKEVIVEAKARSGDDDRDREGGAAGMHRIPINSTGLEVEEESNRVDIGAASTQRTIDLTITVPVHTSLSLHTVNDGDISVSNVDGELDVNDVNGSVTLTGVSGTVVAHALNGKVLVTFNRVNPSKPMAFSSLNGDIDVTFPADLKANLVISSDRGDVFSDFDVAMAARAPQQVAEDSRSQDGRYHVKIDKTVRGTINGGGQEIQFRNFNGNIYIRKAGVKTQ; encoded by the coding sequence ATGATTAAGAAACTTACATTCACTCTTTCATTCATAACCATTGCAGTTCTTTCGGCTCCGCCGGCCAGCGCGGCAGCAGTTGGCAGCGGCGACCGAGTGGCGGTGCCTCTGAGCGATCCGGCGCGCCCGGCGTTTGTGAAAGCACACCTGCTCAACGGCAGCATCGCCGTGAAGAGCTACGAAGGCAAAGAAGTCATCGTAGAAGCCAAGGCTCGGTCCGGCGACGACGATCGCGACCGGGAAGGCGGCGCGGCGGGTATGCATCGCATTCCCATTAACAGCACCGGACTCGAAGTCGAAGAAGAGAGTAATCGCGTGGACATCGGAGCCGCCTCGACGCAGCGCACGATCGATCTCACCATCACCGTTCCGGTGCACACATCGCTGAGCCTGCATACGGTGAACGATGGCGACATCTCAGTCTCAAATGTTGATGGGGAGCTCGACGTGAACGACGTAAACGGGTCAGTCACGCTCACCGGAGTATCGGGCACGGTGGTTGCCCATGCACTCAACGGCAAAGTGCTGGTCACGTTTAATCGGGTAAATCCGAGCAAACCGATGGCCTTTAGCTCACTGAACGGTGACATCGACGTGACCTTTCCGGCTGATCTGAAAGCGAATCTCGTCATTAGCTCCGATCGTGGCGATGTCTTTAGCGATTTCGACGTAGCTATGGCAGCGCGCGCTCCGCAGCAAGTAGCCGAAGATAGTCGCAGCCAGGATGGACGTTACCACGTGAAGATCGACAAGACGGTACGCGGAACCATTAACGGCGGTGGGCAGGAAATCCAATTCAGGAACTTCAACGGCAATATTTACATTCGGAAGGCGGGAGTGAAGACGCAATAA